DNA sequence from the Methanococcus maripaludis genome:
GAAGTACTGGAAACCATTATAGTTCCGATCTTTCTGATGGAATTAGTTCTGGAACCATTAAAAGAGCAGTTTCAAATTCAAATATTATATATGGAAGCGATGTAGATGAAGGATATGCTTTGAATTTGAGAGAGAATGTTAAAAATGGAAACGATTACGAACTTTCAGGAGATACAATAATTGTTGGTGGACCAGAAGCAAACGGATTTGCTGAAAAGTACGATTCAGAGTTTGAAATTTCAATTACAAACGACTATCCTGGGGAAAATAAAGGGCTAATTCAAGTGAAAAATATTGAAGTACGCGACGGAAACATAATCAAAACTTATCAGGTAATATATATTGCAGGTTCTGACAGGTTTGGAACACAGGCTGCTTTAGAATACTTTAAAACTTTAGATGAGCTTCCCGATATGCCCCTTACTGTTGAATGGACTGAAAATGGACCTGTGGTTGTTGAATAATTAATTTATTTTTCTTTTTTTAATATTTTGTGGTATTTGCGCAAAAAATCAACACTTTTAAATATACTTCTTTTTAAAAACTTAAAGTAAAACTATTTCTTAAATTTAAACGTGAAACCAATGATCCCAGAATCTCCAAATATGCTAGAACATATCCCAGAAGACTTTAAGTACTGGAGAAAGTATCAGCAGGAAAAAATTGAGGAGATTTTAGGCCATATTTCAAACGGTAAGAAAACAATTGTTTTAAATGCACCAACCGGGGCTGGAAAATCACTTTACAATATTTCGGTTGGTTCTATTTTAAATTCATTAAAAAGTTATCAAATAATTAACATTTATATAGTCCATTTTGATAGTTTATTTTGACGAAATAACCCATCTAAACCGTGTGAGAAAAATGTTTAAAAATAAATTATATGGCGAGACCCAAATAATTCAGATTGAAAAAGTAGAAACTCTTGTTTTAAATTACAACGGCAAAGGAGAAAATAACTATTCAAAGTCCCAAAGCTACTGGGATAAGAAAAAACGCTCTTTAAAAAAGTCTGCTCTTTTTAAAAATTATATTTCTGAAAAAGTGTTTCCTCCAAATTATTTTAAAATAATGAATCGAGAATGTAAATTTAAAAACGAACCCGACTATAAAGTAATTTTAAAGGAAAATAGCGATTATTTTTATTTAAAATGTAAATTCAGAGGATATTTATATAATAATTTTTACGATTGGGCAAGGCCTGATCAGATTGATTCGTTTAAAGAATTTTCTGAAAGAGTAGAAACCCCTGTTTACTTTGCATTTGGTCTTGGCGGCTGTCCAAATGATCCTGATAACGCATTTTTATGTCCTCTTGAAAAAGTAAAGTGTAAATTAAAGTTAAAAGAGCTTGAACCCTGGAGAATTCAGTGTTTAGAAGATGTTTCAAGGATTATTTGTTAATCTATTTTTCATGATGACTCCAGGATTATTCTTTAATAAAAGTTAAAATTCGTCGACATTGATTTTGTAGAATAAATCAGCATCTTTTACATAATATAATTCGTTTCCGGATTTGATTTCTTCGATTACCTTATCTTCTGGGACAATATATCCAACTAAGAACTGATCTATTGTTAAATTGCCTTCTGACATGATTTCTGTGGTTTTTGTTGAAAGGTCGGGTAATTTGATTTTCTGCAATTTGTGAACTGACAACCGGTCATCTTCAACCAGTTCGACCCATTCAATTTTTTTAACAACGTTTGAGAATGAATCTGGATTTGCGTAATTTTTGTAGTCTTCGAATGCTTCAAAACCTTCTAAAGACATTTTATAAAGTGTTGATTTTAAAATATCGCTCAATTCTTCGTGGCTTTTTAGATTTCTTAAAACTTTTTCTTCTATTTCTGCTGACATTTCTTTTCACCTTTTTCATCTTCTTTAATTTTAACTTCTACTTGTTTTCCAACTAGTTTTTTAGGTAATGTTATGTGTCCAGTGTTTCCGAATGGTTTCACGTTCTTTTCAATTGTTTTTTCATTTTTGATTCTTCATCATCTCTTTATTTTTAAAAAAAATAAAATTAAGGGGTGCTGTTCAGGCGGGTATGTATTTCACTAGTGAGTAATTACTCACTAATAAACTAGTGGATATCCAACTATATAAAATTTACGAAATTATATCACTAATGATAAAAACCTCACTAGAGAATAATATATCTTTAATTACACATTCATCTCTAATGATAATATGAGTTGGATTGGATGATAAGTGCATTAGCAAAGAAAAATTCTAGAGCAGTATTGGAATTACTCGCAGAAAAAGAAGAAGGACTTCATTTCGGGGAAATTAAAAAAGAATTGGGGATAGATGGCAGGGTATTAACGGATACTTTAAATGCATTTTTAGATTTTGAGTTAGTTACAAGGACAGCAGAAGATGAATCAAAAAGGATGTCAAAAGTGTTTTATGCGATTACTAAAAGGGGTTTAGAAGTTTTAAAAGCATATACTTACTTGGACGAAATTCAAGCAGGAAAATTTGACTAAAATAAGCTTAATATTATTTTAAATTTGTATTTTGTAAGATTTACTTTAAAGAAGGATTTATGTCTTCTTAATTTAATTAATGTTTATTGATTGAGGGAAAATTGATTAAAGGTGGAAATGTGGGCGATAATTTGGAAAAAAAAGATTATTTAAAATTCGAACTGGATCAAGCATATTCTGACTATCGGTATTATGATACCAAAATAAAAAATCAGATAAATATGATGATCGGGGCATGGGTAGCTTCAATTCCAATATTCAGTTTAATTTTTAATATTACTACAGATCCGTTTTTAATTTTGAAATTAGCGTCATTATACATAGCATTAATCCTTATGGTATGCCTCATGTTAATGTAGGATATAAAAAAAGCGGCCAAAGATCTAAAAAATTCTTATAAATCAATTAATATTTTTAAAAAATATTATTATATCGAAAATATGCCCGAATATAAGATATACCCTCCATCTATATCGATAATACAATTTTTATTTATTAACTATATCGCATTTTCAATATGTTCCGGATTATGGGCTATTTTAATATTTTGGCATTCTATCAAGTTTATAATAGGACATCAAACAGAGGATGAATTATTTAGTATACTTTCGGTAGTAATGATGTTGGCAATACTTTGCTGCTCAGTATATTACTTTAAAGAATATACTGAAATCCTGAATATTTTTAAAGAATATGATCTTGAGGTAAAAAGCAACATCAGTTTTAAAAGGATAGTTACTAAAATTTTTGATAAAGACGCAATTATAGGTTTTTTAAGTTTAATAATTATTTTACTTTCTGGAATAATTTTCAAATTGTTATTTTAAATTTGGTGAATAAGTTTAATTCAAAACAAGAACAATGTCAATTAAATTATAGAAAAAATAAAATTATTATTGGGAAAACTACATAAAAAATTAAGGACAATATCGAAAAAAATATATAACGTTTTGAGAAAAGTAAATTATATTCTTTTAAGGGATGAAAACATGCCAGGAAAAAATTCTGAGAACTTTGAACATATTAAAAAAATGGTTGATATTTTAAAAAAATATGAAAATACTCCAAAATATGCCGTAACTGTAATGAAGAATAATATTGGCATGAGTGTTAACAATGACGTTAAATCAGAATGTGAAAAACAAGGAATACCTAAAAACAAGATTGATCTATATTTTAGAGAAATTTTTGGAATAATTAACAAAAAAGTTATAGAGAAGAAAAGTGATGAAACTGAAACTTCAAAATACGTTCTTAAGAATTTATATCATGAAAGTTTTGGTGAAAAATACGAAATGTTTAAATCACAGGTATGCCCACTTTTCGAAAAAATAAGTTTAATGAATTTACGTAAAACCGACAGTGCTAACAACGAATACAAATCCAAATTAATTAAAATAGTTTTATCAAATGAAGATGGTACAAAAAAAATAATTAACTTTGAATGTACCTCTGACGAATTAATAAATATCATAGAAGTACTGTCTGAAATGTAGGTGAAAAAATGGGGGAAATGCTTACAATTAATTCAGAAACTTTTGAACATTCAAACTATTTAGATGATAGTTTTGAAAAACATTATAAAAATCAGGAAGAAGATGAAATTTTAAACATCCAAAGTAATACATTAATATTCCAACGTTCTTTTGAAAAAGATGAAGAATTAAACCCTGAAATTGTGCATAACGATAAAAAAAGAGTTATGAACTACATTAGAAATTATAGATTACTGTATAGCTTAGATATTCTTCCGGATTATGTTAATGATGATATTTACGAAACAATATTGCAGTCAATGGAATTGAGAAAAAGTAAAAATAAACAAAGAAATGTAAAATCTGTACTTACAGAAATACTTTTAAAAGGAACAGTCGCATTGATGGAAGATATTGAGGAAAAATTAGATGCTAAAAAGGGGGAATAATTAAATGAAAGTTGGGGGGATCATTAACGATGTATGCATTGATACATGTGTACTTTACTGTTTATTACTAATATTAAAGTATGAGCAACATTATTCAGCTCCTTTTTTTTCAAAACAGCATTTTCACACTGAAAAAACCGTATATGATAATGAAATAGACTCTTTTATTAAATCCAAGGCACTTAAAATTAAATTTAAAAGATTTACATTATCAACGTTGGGCGATGAAATTCAAACAAAATACTACGAATCCGATAAGTTAGATAACAATATGAAAAATTTTTTTGATGAATTAAGGAAAGTTTATCGTGATGATTTTTTTAATAGTTATTATAATGAACTTAAAAATAATGGTATTTATGTGCATGATCTAGAAAGCTTCATAAACGACTGTTATTGTGGAAAAACCGTATATGATAATATATTGCCAAATCGGAAAGAATATCCTCTCCAAGACGGTCTTTTAATTAATTTAATTAAACTTATAGCTCAGGATACTGACAAGATCTTTCAGTATAATGCCTCCGGAAAAAAGAATGTTGGTGAACACATATTATATGTTCTTGCAATATTATTAAATGCTACCGATTTTGTAACAATTGATTACAGAGTCTGCGATAGCATATATGAAAAATTTAACGTTCCGGAAAATGAAAAGAGAGGTACTTCTTCTTATCCTTGGTCAGTGGGTACAAAAGGTTTTGCTACGTATCTGGAAGAAGTTTTAAACGGCCATAATAAAGAATTAATTGCGTATTTAATCATTTCAAGACATTTTTTAAAAACTTTTCAGGGTAAGGATCATTATGAAATAAGAAAGATTAACGCCCTTTTAGACCATTATGAAAAAGTTTAATTGTTTTTAAAATTTCTTTTTTAAATTTTAAAATAACCTTATCCTTTTAATTTTAAGAATTCTTATCTTAAATTGCTCTTTTTAAATAGTAATAAACGCCCATGAATAAACCTTTAAATTATTTATGCGACCATTTACAATGTGATATTATTCAGGGATTAAAGAAATATTACTATAAGGGGTGTTAAAATCGAAATAAACAAGAGTTCTAGACATTCTAAAATAACGGGTGATTTTTCAGAATATATTGTATTGTACTGGCTTTCAAAATCGGGTTTTGAATGTGCGAGGGTTGATCATACAGGTATAGATTTAATCGCAAAAAACAAAGAAACAGATGAATTAATGGGAATTTCTGTTAAAGGTAGGTCCAGGTCAGAAAATACTGAAAATACTTCGTTAAACATCAAGAATAGTGATTTTGACAAGGTTGATTTGGCATGCGAGGCATTTGGATGCATTCCTTACTTTGCACTAGTGTTCGATTTAAAAAATACTATGTACCTGTTCATCATTTCAAAAGAAAAGCTGTTGAAAATACATCCCCCTAATAAGGCCGCATGCTCATGGAAGATGACTGACAAAAAAATTGGAGAATATCTCAAAGATGAGGAAATCAAAACTATAAAATTTAATTACGAGAATTTATCTTGGTGGGATGAATCTAAAAATTAAGGATGTAATTTATAATATTTTTTTAACTATTTTTCTTTGATTTTAAAGCTAAAAAACGAAT
Encoded proteins:
- a CDS encoding DEAD/DEAH box helicase family protein produces the protein MIPESPNMLEHIPEDFKYWRKYQQEKIEEILGHISNGKKTIVLNAPTGAGKSLYNISVGSILNSLKSYQIINIYIVHFDSLF
- a CDS encoding DUF2080 family transposase-associated protein gives rise to the protein MKPFGNTGHITLPKKLVGKQVEVKIKEDEKGEKKCQQK
- a CDS encoding winged helix-turn-helix transcriptional regulator; protein product: MISALAKKNSRAVLELLAEKEEGLHFGEIKKELGIDGRVLTDTLNAFLDFELVTRTAEDESKRMSKVFYAITKRGLEVLKAYTYLDEIQAGKFD